Genomic segment of Chloroflexota bacterium:
GATGTTGGGCAGCTCGGCCCGGATGGCCTCCGCCACTTTGGCATCCTCCTGGTTCATCAGGGTGACGATCCCCAGGCTATCCCGTTGATCCAGATCCATGGAGGCGGGATTGCGCGCCTCCGTCAGCCATTGCGACATCTCCCTCTCATGCACGGTTCGATTCCTCCCAGGCTAACAGCGCGGCCCCCTCCGCCGGGGTTCGCGTCGGGATGATGAAGTGGGCGAATGGGGCTACGGCGAGCACTGCTGCACGCATGGGCGACTGGATCAGATCGCCAGCCCGCCACACCGATCCGGACAGGACCAGGTCGAATCGCTGATCCTGCAGCCGCAATCGCCGGATGACCGCCAGCGCCGAGTCGGCCAGATGTTGCCCCGCCCGCCGCAGGATATCCCGGGCCACGTCGTCGCCCAGGCGGGCTACCTCCGCGACGACCGGGGCCAGCGCGGCGAAGCGATGCCAGGTAAAAGGCTGATCGTACGTCCACGGGATCAGATCCTCGGGTGTCTTCAGGCCCAGGCGAGAGAGCACATGCTCCGTCAGGGCCGTGGCCGGGCCGCGTCCGTCCGCCGCACACACGACGGCGTGCAGCGCCTCCATCCCGATCCAGAAGCCGCCGCCGTAGTCGGCCAGGAGCGCGCCCCATCCGGCCGCCCGGGCGGAACGCCCATCGCGATCCACGCCATATGCGATGGTGCCGGTGCCCGCGATGACCACGACGCCCAATAGTCGACCCGTCCCCGCCGCCAGCGCTCCGGCGGCGTCGTTGTGAATGACCAGGCGGGGGAACGGGTAGATGGCTCGCATCATCCTTTCGATCAAAGCCCGATCCTCGGGCCGGCCCACACCGGCCATGCACAGGGCCAGACAGACCACGTCCCGGTATGTGGCGTCCGCCTGATCCAGCGCTCCCGTGATCGCCTCGCGCAGGGCGGTCGCGGCCGCCTCCTGCCCCACGGCGTGATAGTTGGAGGAGGGGCCACGACCACGGCCGAGCACTTGGTGCGCTTCGTCCATGACCACGGCTTCCGTTTTCGTCCCGCCGCCGTCCACGCCTATGACGACCCGTCGTCCCATCGGTGAACTCCAGGTGATGTGTCGTTGTGCTTATCCCCGTCGGGCGTTCCCTCTTCGGCCCGCTGGCGTGATCTGCCCCAACACGACCGGCCGCTGGGCTCCTGTGACGGCGGGCAGGTTGCCGGGGCGCCCGTGCCAGGTCTCGTATGCCAACACGGCGAAGGCGATGGCCTCCTTGGCGTCGGAGTCGATCCCTATATCCTCATGGGTCATCACGCGCGCGGGGGCCAGCTCCTCTCGTAGCATCTCCATCAGCACGGGATTGCGAGCGCCTCCTCCTCCCACGATGACCTCTTCCACAGGCCGGGGGAGGAAGCGGTGGTAGGCATCGGCGATGCTCCGTGCCGTGAACGCTGTGAGCGTCGCCACGATGTCGGCCGGCGCCAGGCCGCGCGCACGCGCCGCGGCCCACGCGGACTCGAAGAAGTCCGCCCCGAACAGCTCCCGTCCGGTGGACTTCGGCGGCGGCTGTCGGAAGTAGGGATGCGCCAGCCACTCCTCCAGCAGCGCCTGATCTACCCGGCCGCGGCGGGCCAGATCCCCATCGCGATCGAAAGTCTGTCGGCCGCGCGTCGCCCGTGCGGCCGCTGCATCGATCAGCATGTTGCCGGGGCCGGTGTCGAACGCGATCACCCCGCCGGGGTCGTCATCCGGCGGCAGGAAGGTGACGTTGGCGATCCCGCCGATGTTCTGCACGGCCCGGACTCGAGAGGGATGGCGTAACAGCAGCCAGTCCACGTAGGCGACCAGCGGCGCCCCCTGGCCTCCCGCCGCCACGTCGCGAGCGCGAAAGTTATGGATCGTGGTCACCCCGGTCCGCTCGGCAATCACTGCCCCTTCGCCCAATTGGAGCGTTCCTCGCACGTGTCCCTGCTCGTCGACATCGTGCCATATCGTCTGGCCGTGGGAGCCGATCAGGTCCACCTGATCCGGCGGGAGCCCGGCGTCCGCGATGGCCTCCAGCGCCGCCCGGGCGAACCCCTCTCCCAGATCGAAGTGCAGTCGGCACAGCTCATCGGCGCCGGCCCGGCCGGGCTGGCATGCCTCCAGGATGCGTTGGCGCATATCGGGCGGCCATGGCGTCGTGCGGAAGGCCAACAGACGCACCTGCAATCGTGGCGGCGCTCCCTCAATGTTCACCACGGCCGCGTCGATCCCGTCGGCCGACGTGCCGGACATCAACCCCACGACGATCATCGCTCGTCCACCAGCCTCTTGTAGAAGATCAGCTCGGTGATCCCGGGGACCACGTAGTCCGGGATGGCGCCCACCTGTCGGTATCCCAGCTTGCGGTAGAACGCCTGCGCGGCCTCGTTGAAGTCGGAGGTCAGCAGGAACACCGAGGACGACTGCCGCCGAATGACCGCCTCGGCGGTGAGCATCAGGCGTGTGCCGATTTCCCGGCCCCGAAACTCGGGGAGCACGCCGAGGAGTCGGATGTATCCGCTATGGGCGAAGGTTCCCTGCGTCAGGAACCAGACGAACCCGGCTATTTGGTCTCCCACCAACGCCACGTGCAGACCTTCTCCCCGATGCAGTGCTTGCTCCAGGGAGAGGAGCGCTTGCTCCTCGGAGACGCCGTATCGCTGCCATAGCGGATCCTGGGCGATGAACCGGGCCAGCTCGGGCGTGTCTTGTAATGTCATGGGGAGCACTTCGATAGGGATCACCTCTCGCCTATCCTTTGCAGAGATCATCTGGCGGACCTCCCCTCGATCGTCTGGACGATGGCGTCGTGCATGGCCGGGCGAAAGCTCGTGATCGCCTGAGGATCGCGCCCGTAGTATACCCGATTGGTCATCAGGCTCACCACCAACTGCCGGTCCGGATCGACCCATAGCGACGTACCGGTATAGCCGGTGTGCCCAAAGCTGTTCGGGCCGAAGCGTTGTCCGCTGGATGAGCCGGCCGGCGATCGTCGCATCCAGCCCAGGCCCCGGACGTTCTCCCCGAAACGCACCTGCTCCCGGGTCATCTCCTGCACCGTCTCCGACGCCAGGAGTTGCATCCCTTGCCAGCGCCCCTCGTCCAGGTAGAGCTGTCCCAGCCGCGCCACCTGTTCCGCTGTGGCGAACAGCCCGGCGTGGCCGGCCACGCCACCCAGGCCGGCCGCGTTCTCGTCATGTACCTCGCCTCTCAGGCGCCGTCGTCGCCAGGCGCAGAACTCGGTGGGGACGCAGCGCGAGACCTCAGCGCGATGGGGCATGTCCAGCGGCCGGAAGCCGGCATCCGCCATGCCCAGTGGATCCAGGACCAGCATCCGCATGGCGTGATCCAGCCGCCGGCCGGTCAGGCGAGCGATGGCCTCTCCCAACAGGATCAGCCCCAGATCGCTGTAGATCAGGGATTCGCCCGGGGGATAGGCGAAGGGATAAGCGCAGATCGCCTGGATCCCCCGGCGGATGCGCTCCTCGACGGTGGGACGCCCCATGGGATGCCCGGGCGGGGGAGGGACCGGCCCGGCTGCCCGGTAGATGCTCCTCCAGGCGGCGAGGCCGGAGGTGTGCGTCAGCAGGTGGCGAAACGTAACCTGGCGCGCGTCCACCTCTGTCCCGGCGTACGCCGGATCGGGCGGCGTGGGTTGCTTGGAGAGCGGGTCCTCCGCGCCGCCGATGGGGCGCGTCCCACCGAACTCGGGGATGATCTCGCATACCGGCTGATCCAGCCGGGCGCTGCCAGCCTCCACCAGGCGCAAGAAGGCGGTCGCCGTGAACAGCTTGGTCACCGATGCCAGGTCGAACAGCGCGTCGGGCGGCGTCGGCAGGTCCGCCTGATCGGGATCTAGAACGCCATAGGCCCCCTCGAACGCCGTTTGGCCCCGGTGACGAACGTGCAGCGCGATCGCCGGGGCGACCCGTCCGGTGCCTTCCTCGAGGATGCGCGTTACCTGTGCCCAGCTCATGCCCTGTCTCGCCTCAGAGTGTGTCTGAACTTTCACTGGCAAAGTGCCTGAGAACATCCCTCAACTGCGTGCTCCGCAGGGGGAGGTGTGGAAGGGATCTCCCACCACAGAAACCCTGCTTTCCCAGCTTACACCTGCCTCACTCGGCCCTTTCCGCAGAGGTTTGGGCTGAGGCCGGGCAGGTTGGAGGTGGGAGAAAGGCTTTTTTCGGAGGAGCGAAGCCCCTCCGGGCCTCCCCATGGCAGGAGCAACGGGGGTTCCCAGACGCGCTCTCAGTCCGGATAGATCAGGAACGGGCGACGGGCCTCCATGAAGGCGTCCACATCGGATTGCCAGCGGGCGACGATCGTTTCCACTTGCTCGCCTTCTTCCAACGCCTCTCGCACCCAGGCGTTGCCCGCCAGCAGGTCGAAGTGTGGTGGACGTCCCTCCCAGCTCGTGCCTCGCCATTCGAAGTGTTGTGGATACATCGCTCGCACGGTGGCGATCATGTGCAGCCCTACCCGGATAGGAGCGCAGCGATCGAGGTCGAGGATGTGGACCTGAACGCCGCCGCACGCTTCGTCGGCCCACTTGCCGGAGCATGGGGTAAAGCGGATGGGGCGGAATCGCACCCCCTCCAGCCCCAGCCCGTTCAGCGCGCTGGCTAGGTCCCATGCGCTGGGCGTCCCGGCCTCGCCGATCCACGGTGCTCCCATGATCTGGAAGGGAAGGGCTGTGCCGCGCCCCTCGGACAGGTTGGTGCCCTCCAGGAAACAGGTGCCGGGATATGCCCACACCGCGTCCAGGGAAGGGATCCCGGGCGACGGGGGCACCCAGGCCAGCCCGATCTGATGCCAGCGGAGGCCGCGACGCCAGCCGCTGGCCGGCACGACGGTCAGGTCGACCCCCATGTCTCGGGTGCTGTTGAAGTATCGGGCCAGCTCTCCCAGCGTCATGCCGTGCTGCACGGGGATCGGCCAGCGGCCGACGAACGATGAAAATCCCGGCTCCAGTATGGGGCCGTCCACGCGCTGGCCTCCCAATGGATTGGGACGGTCCAGGATCACCACGGGCAGTCCCGCCTCTGCGGCGGCCTCCATGACGTACGTCAGCGTCCACAGATACGTGTAGAATCGCACGCCCACGTCCTGCAGGTCAACGACGATGGCGTCCAGCCCCTCCAGCATCTCAGGCGTGGGGCGTCGCGTCTCCCCATACAGGCTGTGGATGGGCAATCCGGTGAGGGGATCGGTGCCGGAGGGGATGAAGGCGGCGTCGGCGGCCGCGGCGTAAAGCCCGTGTTCGGGGCTGAACAGGGCCGTCAGCCGAATGTCTGGGTGCGCGTGAAGGGCCTCGAGCGTGCTCTCCAGGCTTGCTGTGACGCCGCTGGGGTTCGTCAGCAGGGCGACGCGCTTCCCACGCAGCAGGTCGACCTGTTGGCTCAGGAGAACGTCCACGCCGGGCAATACTTGTGGCGGCATGAGGGGCCTCCTTTGGGTCAGACTAGGGTGCGTGCATGATACCACCAACCGGGATAAAGGCCAATCGTCATTTATTGTCAGCAGGTGGGTCGTATGGTAGAATCCGCGGAGCTATTGGCCGTGCCGGATACGACCTCTTTTCGCCGGTTCCACAAGGTGGGTGATATGCAAGCGATATTGATTCACAACCCCAGCGCTGGCTCAGGCCGGTCGGCTGATGAAATCGATCTGGTGGTGGGCATGTTGCACCGGCGCGGCTGGATCGTGCAGGTCCGGGAGACGCAGCATTCCGGTGACGCGGCCCAACTGGCGCGCGAGGGGGTAGAGGCGGGCTGTGAGCTGGCGCTGGTGGCCGGCGGAGATGGCACGATCAGTTCCGCTATCCAGGGGCTGGCGGGCTCGCATACCGCGCTGGGCGTGCTCCCGGCCGGGACCGGGAACGTGTTGGCCCGGCAGTTGGGGATGCCGGTGCCCCGCCCGTTGCACCCCTCCGTCCTGCGTGAGGCCATGGAGCTTATCCTGGCGGGGCAGCCGCATCTGGTGGACCTGGGGCTGTTGACCAACGAGGCCACGGGGGAGCAGGGCCGCTATTTCCTCTGCTGGGCGGGCATCGGCATCGACGCCGCGATCACCCAGGAGGTGGAGCTGTTCCCCCAACTGAAGCGACGGCTGGGGTTCGGCGCGTTCGCCCTGTCGGCGTTGCACGTGTTGCGCCATTACGCGGGCACGAGAGCAGAGCTCATCGTCGATGGGAAAAGGGTGCCACCTCGCCGAATGGTGCTGGCCGTCGCCAGCAATATGGAGCTGTACGCCGGGTTCCTGCACATCTCGCCGGACGCGCACCTGGACGATGGCCTGCTCGATTTCAGTTGTTTTCACGGGGATCGCTGGTTCGACACGATCTACCATGGGCTGATCATCTTCCTGCGTCGCCACGTGCGAGACCCGCGGGTCAGCATCTATCGGGCGCACACGATCGAGGTCGATACGGCTCGGCCGTTGCCCGTCCATGTGGATGCCGAACCGTTCGGCACGACGCCGGTGCATATCCGGGTCGTCCCCCGTGCTTTGCGATTGATCATTCCGCCCACGGCACCGGCTCATATCTTGTCCCGGACTGCGGCGCAAGAGCAGGAGCCCGTGCACGCGTAGCGGACATGACGGCCGTACACGCTCGTACACGCGAACACAGGGATGAGGGGGGTTATGGCAAACATCTGGATATGGATCATCTTTAATCTCTTCGTCATCTTGATGCTGGCTTTGGATCTGGGCATCTTTCATCGAAAATCCAAGGAGATTGAGGTTCGGGAGGCGTTGTTGTGGAGCGCCTTCTGGGTCGCCTTGTCCCTGGCGTTTAACGTGGGAATCTATTTCTGGCAAGGCCCGGAGAAGGCTCTGGAGTTCCTCGCCGGGTACCTGATCGAGAAGTCCTTGAGCGTGGATAACATCTTCGTGTTTCTGCTCATCTTCTCCTATTTCGGCGTGCCCCCTCGCTATCAGCATCGAGTCCTCTTTTACGGGATCCTGGGGGCCCTGGTGATGCGTGGGATCTTCATCGCCGCCGGGGTCACCCTCGTCGAGAAATTCCACTGGACGATCTACGTGCTCGGGGCCTTCCTCGTGTATACCGGTATCCGCATGGCCATCGAGAAGGATAAGGAGATCCATCCGGAGAAGAACCCGGTGATCCGGGCGTTCCAGTGGATCCTGCCGGTCACGCCGGAGTATGAGGGGAGCAAGTTCTTCGTCAAGCGGGCGGGAAAATATCTCGCCACGCCGTTGTTCGTGGTTCTCCTTGTGGTGGATACCGCGGATGTGATGTTTGCTGTGGATTCCATTCCGGCCATCCTGGCCGTTACGTTAGATCCTTTCATCGTGTACACGTCCAACGTGTTCGCGATCCTGGGGTTGCGGGCCCTCTACTTCGCTCTGGCCGGGATCATGCGGCTGTTCCACTATCTCCACTATGGGCTCTCGCTCATCCTCGTCTTCATCGGCGTCAAGATGCTGATCGCCGAGTTCTACAAGGTGCCCATCGGCGTCGCCCTGGGGGTGATCGCCGCAGTCTTGACGGCCTCCGTCGTTGCCTCCCTCATCTGGCCGCAAGAGAAGGAGGAGACGCCCACTCCATCGATGCACGGTCGACATACGGTCGTACAGGTCTCCTCCGGCCAGGGGGAGTGATGATCTGGGCCGTATGAGGTAGAGAGCGGATGTCATTACCCGTCTATACCGTCTCCCAACTTACGGGCTATATCAAGGGCCTGTTCCTCCAGGATGATCGGCTGCAGGACATCTGGGTGGAAGGGGAGATCAGCAATTTCTCCCGTGCGGCCTCCGGGCATTGCTACTTCACCCTGAAGGATGCCTCCGCCTCGCTGAGCTGCGTCATGTGGCGGCAGCAGGCCGCCCAGCTTCCCCGAGACCCGCGCAATGGCGATGCCGTGCTGGTCCATGGGTATGTGTCCGTTTACGAGCAGAGGGGCGTCTACCAGCTTTACGTGGACCTGTTGCAATCGGCGGGGCTGGGCCGGCTGTACCTGGAGCTCGAGGCTTTGAAGGCCCGTCTGGCGGCCGAAGGGCTCTTCGCGGAGGAGCGAAAGCGCCCGATCCCCCCGTGGCCCCAGCGGATTGGAGTGGTCACCTCGGCGGACGCGGCCGCCCTGCGCGATATCCTGCGCACGCTGGCTGCCCGTTATCCGCTGGCGGAGGTGATCCTGTCCAGCACGCTGGTGCAGGGGGAGGAGGCACCCGCGCAGATCGTGGAGGCTTTGGCCAGGGTCCACCGCTGGTCGCGGGAGCGAGAGCCCGTCGACGTGATCATCCTGGCGCGCGGCGGCGGAAGCCTGGAGGAGCTGTGGGCGTTCAACGATGAGCGGGTGGTGCGGGCCATCGTGGCCTCTCCCATCCCGGTGATCAGCGGTGTAGGACACGAGACGGACTTCACGCTGGCGGATTTCGCGGCCGATCGACGGGCGCCGACGCCCACCGGCGCGGCCGCCATGGCCGTGCCGGATGCTCAGGAGCTGGCGCGGCAGGTCCGGGCGCTGCGCGATCGGCTTGTCGTCCTGGTGAATGGCCGGTTGCTCGAGAGCCGAGAGCGGATCGAGCGGTTGGAGCGCTCCCTGCGGCGGGCCTCTCCGTTGGCCGTGATCGCCGATCGACGGCAGCGGGTGGATGAGCTCGCTCGCGCGCTGCAGACGCAGTTCCTGCATGGGTTGGAGCTGCGCCGGGCGCGGGTCGAGGGGATGCGCGCCCGATTGGAGGGGCTCAGCCCCGTGGGCGTGCTCCAACGGGGATACGCCATCGTGCGCCAGGTGGATTCGGGACGGATCGTGCGCTCCGTTCGGGAGGCGGTCCCTGGCCTGGGGTTGCGCGTGCGCGTGGCGGATGGCGAGTTCGGCGCCCACGTGGACTCGGATGGAGGGTGAGAGGGCGAAGTATGGAAGAGAAGGAAAAGTTGACCTTTGAGGAGGCGTTCTCGCAACTGGAGGAGGCGGTGCGGCGTCTGGAGGAGGGCGGCCTCACTCTGGAGGAATCGCTGGCGTTGTACGAGCGGGGAATGGAGCTGGCCGCGCTGTGCGCGGAGCGGCTGGATCAGGCGGAGCTGCGCGTGCGTCAACTCATGCCCGCGCCCGACGGCGAGCTGACCGCTGAGCCTTTCGAGGGGTGGCAGGACTCGTGAATGTATTGGTGGCGAAGTCGGGCGTGTGGCAGAATTCCGCCCTCTGGTTGCCCCTGGCCTCCGGTGCACTGGTTCAGCTCATCAAGTTCCTGGTCTTCTGGGTTCGCAAGCGTCGTATCGACTTTCGCATCTTCGTTCAGGCAGGAGGCATGCCCAGCTCCCACTCGGCCATGGTGACCGCTCTGGCGACGGTCGTGGGAGTGCGCGATGGGACGGACTCCACCATCTTCGCGTTGACGTGCATCATGGCCGCTATCGTCATGTACGATGCCGCGGGGGTGCGCCGCGCGGCGGGGCGTCAGGCTCGCGTGTTGAACCACATCCTGGAGGACCTGTATCAGGGGCGCCCCGTCGCGGAGGAGCGATTGCGTGAGCTGCTGGGGCACACCCCGATCGAGGTGATCGTGGGCGCCCTGCTGGGGTTCATATTCACGTGGGGATGGCTGCGATGGATGTAAGCGGCCTTCGGACGCGATGAGAGGCCGGCGATCACCGGCCCCTCATCCCCTTGCGATCCTCTCCTCCTTCTCGGCCTACTGGCGTCGTCGGCGCATTCCCGCCACTCCGCCAGCCAGGACGAGCCCTATCGTCACCAGCGCCATCGCCCCCGGCGCTCCCGGGGATTGGGCGCTGGCCGAAAGCGAAGCCAGCGTCACGGCCGTCGGTATGCCGCCGCTCACCCAGTAGTCCTCGACCTCGCCGTTGTTCCACAGCCCTGTGTAGGTCAGGGCCCCGTTGGGGTTGTCCTGGGTGAACCGGAAGCGAGCGTAGATCCGCTTGCTCGCCGCCCCGCTGGGGACGGGGAAGCACAGGTTGTTGGTGCCGGCCGTGACGGCCTGATCGAAGAAGACCCGCTCGCCGCTGTCATCCCAATCCCCATCACCGTTGAAGTCGAACCAGGCGTTCAGGTATCCATCCACGGAGACGGAGACGTCGATGCAGTTCTGCTGCCCCGGGGTCAGCGCCGCCGGCAGGGTCACGCCGTCCTCGTCATTCGCCCCGTTCAGGTCATCCCCCACGGCATCCCCATGAGGCTGTCCGTCCGATTCGGAGTCCACGGAGTTCCCCATGTAGACTCCGGGCACGATGAAGTGTCGGGCCCCATCGTCGCTGAACAGCGTCGGATAGTGGTAGGTCATGCCCAGCTCGGGCAGATATCCCGTGGGGGCATCCCCGAAGTCCCGCTCCCAGCTGACCTGGGAGGTCGCCACACGCGCCCCCTGGGTCGGCGTCGCCAGGACCAGCTTCTGCTTGTCATTGGGCGCCGACACATGGATGTACCGGGTACCCTGCGGGATGATGACGTTCGCCGTCGCCGTGATGGTCGCCTGGAATCCGTTGCTATTCCGGGTAACCGTGATCGTGCCGGTCGCTCCATTGCTACCCGTCGTGGCGGTGCTTGCGCTCAGCGTCCCGCCGGTGACGGAGAGGTTGATCTGTACCCCCGCCACGCCGTTCCCGTTATGGTCGCGGGCGATCACGATGAACTGCACCGTCGTGTCGTCCTGACCGGTGATCTGGATCTCCAGCGTGTCCACAGGGGTGGTCGTCCCGGCGTTGGCGTTCGCGTCGGCCACGATGGCCAGAGCCCGATTTCGGATCTCCTTCGGCTGCGTCTTCGTCACGTCGATCCCGTCGGAGAAGTGCCAGATGGCCACCTGGACCGCCGCCGCCTCCTTCCCCTTCGTGCTCAGCTCGTCCCCTCGGGTCCCATAGGCCACGTGGGGGTAGTAATGGTTCAGGATGTATGTGATCTTGGACGGGGTAGGCCCGTCATCGGTGTAGTTCTGGTTCGTGGCCAGGCGGTGGTTCACGTCGATGCAGTAGAACGACGCTGCATTTCCATCGACCGTGCCCACCAGCGTGCCTGCGAAGACGCTGTTCCCACCGTTGATCTGTGGGTGGGTGACACTGACGCCGTCGCCAGTGCCCGTGACGATGGCGATGGAGCCACCGCTAATGGATCCCTCGCCGATCAGCGGCGGGGTCCCTATCTGCACATCTCCCTTTTCCGTCCCGTCCCCTGCCGATGCAGCCACCGGGTAGGTGATGAGCAGGGATAGTAGAACAGCGGCAAAAACCACTGCCAATCGCGTCCAAACGGAAGTCCGATACATTTCCCAATCTCCTTGCCCTATACGACTCAATCCCAAATAGTTTTCTTACTCATACGAGTCGTAAATGATTTCTGGGCGTCTCCTCCATCTCACTTCTCGTCTGCATTATCCCTCATTTTCAGGGTGGATGTCAATTGCCTTGGCTTACGGTAAGCTTACAGGCAATAATGGGAGCAGTCGGGGTGCTTTTGGCCTGCTTCCGCGCGAACGCGGCGAGAGGACTCGCTTGGCGGTCATGGGTGTAGACATAAGAGGTTGTCGGTTGGGGCGTGGGCGGGGAGGATAGGGGCGCCTTGCCCGCTGATCACGCTCGCGCGTGCGTGGAGCAGGAGGCGGGAGGTTGGAGGGGAGCGCTTCGGACGGCTACCGGCTGGCCTGGGCTGAGGACGTGTGCTCGCCGGGCTCCTGCCGTTCGATCCACAGCACGGCCGCCAGCTCGCTCCCGATCACGCACTCTTCCCCTCCCAGGCCGATCCTCAGCGGGCCGTTGAACGGGGCCCGTGCCAGCAGTCGGATCTCCACACCGGGAAGTAAGCCCAGCTCGGCCAGATAGCGGAGCTTATCCGGATCGTGGGTGCGCACCCGGCTGAGGCGCCCTCGCGTGCCGGGCTCCACGGCGATCAGGCGTACATCGTTCAGGGGCGGCATTTTCCCATCACGGCTGGGGATTGGCTCGCCGTGCGGGCATCGGGTGGGGTGCCCCGTCAGCTCGTCGATGCGGTCCTCCAGCACCTGGTTGATCCCCGGTTCCAGCGCGTCGGCCAGGTGATGGACCTCCTCCCACCCGAAGCGCATGATCTGCACCAGGAATACCTCCGTCAGGCGGTGGCGTCGGATCACCGGCAGGGCAATGCGCTCGCCCTCCGGGGTGAGCCGGACCCCCTGATAGGGCTCGTGAGCGATCAATCCGGCGTCCTTCAGCCGCCGGATCATGCGCGAGGCCGCTTGTAGGGATGTCTCCGCCTGCTCCGCCAATGCGGATAGGGGGACAAAGGGTAGATCTTGTTGGAGTCGGTACACCTCGGCGGCATATCGCCGCATGGCAGGACTGACCATCTCCTCCTCTATGTTTGAACCGCGTTGAAACCTGGTTTCTACGCGATCGAAAGCGAGATTTCATATAGAGGCCTTGACGCTGACAGCGATGACCCGGTAGAGTATAACACGAGTGCAAACGAGTCGCAATAGCAATGACGTAGACGGGAGGAGATGAATGGGATCCGCGTTGCTGATCACGCTGCGAGAGGGTATGGAAGCGGCATTGATCCTGGGGATCGTGTTGGGCGTGTTGACCCGGCTGGGCCAGGATCATCTCAAGCGTTTCGTGTGGATCGGCGCCCTGGTGGCGAGCCTGCTCAGCCTGGTGGCCGGGGGGATCCTGTATAGCACCGGCGTCGCGTTCGAGGGGAGGTGGGAGGAGGCCTTTGAGGGGGCGACGATGCTTCTGGCCGCCGGCTTCCTCACCTGGATGATCTTCTGGATGAGGCGTTACGGACGTGAGCTGGCCCATGCCCTGGAGATGAACGCCCGCCGGGCCGTCTCGACGGGAGGCCGGGCGCTTTTTGGCATCTCGTTCTTCGCCGTGCTGCGCGAGGGGCTGGAGACAGCCCTTTTCCTGACCGCCGCCGCGTTTCAGGGGCACGCGCTGGCGACGCTGGGGGGAGGGGTGGCCGGGCTCGTGTTGGCGATCCTGTTGGGTGTGTTGATCTTCAAGGCCGGTTTGCGTTTGAACATCAGCATGTTCTTCCGCGTGACGGGGTGGCTCCTGCTT
This window contains:
- the xseB gene encoding exodeoxyribonuclease VII small subunit, with the translated sequence MEEKEKLTFEEAFSQLEEAVRRLEEGGLTLEESLALYERGMELAALCAERLDQAELRVRQLMPAPDGELTAEPFEGWQDS
- a CDS encoding divergent PAP2 family protein; its protein translation is MVAKSGVWQNSALWLPLASGALVQLIKFLVFWVRKRRIDFRIFVQAGGMPSSHSAMVTALATVVGVRDGTDSTIFALTCIMAAIVMYDAAGVRRAAGRQARVLNHILEDLYQGRPVAEERLRELLGHTPIEVIVGALLGFIFTWGWLRWM
- a CDS encoding iron transporter, giving the protein MGSALLITLREGMEAALILGIVLGVLTRLGQDHLKRFVWIGALVASLLSLVAGGILYSTGVAFEGRWEEAFEGATMLLAAGFLTWMIFWMRRYGRELAHALEMNARRAVSTGGRALFGISFFAVLREGLETALFLTAAAFQGHALATLGGGVAGLVLAILLGVLIFKAGLRLNISMFFRVTGWLLLLVAAGLVAHGVYGLQEAGLLPVFVEHVWDLSPILTEDGAVGGVLKTLFGYDSNPSLLEVVAYLIYLLVVGAVGVSRPALPRRAAA
- a CDS encoding metal-dependent transcriptional regulator, whose amino-acid sequence is MRRYAAEVYRLQQDLPFVPLSALAEQAETSLQAASRMIRRLKDAGLIAHEPYQGVRLTPEGERIALPVIRRHRLTEVFLVQIMRFGWEEVHHLADALEPGINQVLEDRIDELTGHPTRCPHGEPIPSRDGKMPPLNDVRLIAVEPGTRGRLSRVRTHDPDKLRYLAELGLLPGVEIRLLARAPFNGPLRIGLGGEECVIGSELAAVLWIERQEPGEHTSSAQASR
- a CDS encoding Cys-Gln thioester bond-forming surface protein, with protein sequence MYRTSVWTRLAVVFAAVLLSLLITYPVAASAGDGTEKGDVQIGTPPLIGEGSISGGSIAIVTGTGDGVSVTHPQINGGNSVFAGTLVGTVDGNAASFYCIDVNHRLATNQNYTDDGPTPSKITYILNHYYPHVAYGTRGDELSTKGKEAAAVQVAIWHFSDGIDVTKTQPKEIRNRALAIVADANANAGTTTPVDTLEIQITGQDDTTVQFIVIARDHNGNGVAGVQINLSVTGGTLSASTATTGSNGATGTITVTRNSNGFQATITATANVIIPQGTRYIHVSAPNDKQKLVLATPTQGARVATSQVSWERDFGDAPTGYLPELGMTYHYPTLFSDDGARHFIVPGVYMGNSVDSESDGQPHGDAVGDDLNGANDEDGVTLPAALTPGQQNCIDVSVSVDGYLNAWFDFNGDGDWDDSGERVFFDQAVTAGTNNLCFPVPSGAASKRIYARFRFTQDNPNGALTYTGLWNNGEVEDYWVSGGIPTAVTLASLSASAQSPGAPGAMALVTIGLVLAGGVAGMRRRRQ
- the xseA gene encoding exodeoxyribonuclease VII large subunit, with amino-acid sequence MSLPVYTVSQLTGYIKGLFLQDDRLQDIWVEGEISNFSRAASGHCYFTLKDASASLSCVMWRQQAAQLPRDPRNGDAVLVHGYVSVYEQRGVYQLYVDLLQSAGLGRLYLELEALKARLAAEGLFAEERKRPIPPWPQRIGVVTSADAAALRDILRTLAARYPLAEVILSSTLVQGEEAPAQIVEALARVHRWSREREPVDVIILARGGGSLEELWAFNDERVVRAIVASPIPVISGVGHETDFTLADFAADRRAPTPTGAAAMAVPDAQELARQVRALRDRLVVLVNGRLLESRERIERLERSLRRASPLAVIADRRQRVDELARALQTQFLHGLELRRARVEGMRARLEGLSPVGVLQRGYAIVRQVDSGRIVRSVREAVPGLGLRVRVADGEFGAHVDSDGG